The Xiphophorus couchianus chromosome 14, X_couchianus-1.0, whole genome shotgun sequence genome includes a region encoding these proteins:
- the LOC114157174 gene encoding C-type mannose receptor 2-like has protein sequence MIHLTAKMQWTLILLFLVAQCCFIDCQLYQFHYIKENKTWTEAQQYCREKHTDLATVTNMKDMKRLNNISAGSKDQAWIGLYYQTHGTRTWHWSLPGVEFDEREANWNPGEPTDKHGNEISENCGFLFNNFKWADGSCHYTELFLCYDDTGRNQKYHLIQDKKSWQKAQIYCRVNHTDLISGMKQLQDARAANVLNSVGKETHVYFGLFRDAWRWSDGSSLSFRHWHKGFSNQKPNSGQCAVFKFNDKGRWRNESCTAKKHFVCYDGEAFQ, from the exons ATGATTCATTTGACAGCAAAGATGCAGTGGACGTTGATTCTGCTCTTCCTGGTGG CTCAGTGTTGCTTCATTGACTGTCAGCTCTATCAGTTTCACTACATTAAAGAGAATAAAACCTGGACTGAAGCTCAGCAgtactgcagagagaaacacactGACCTGGCCACAGTGACTAACATGAAGGACATGAAGAGACTCAACAACATCTCAGCTGGTAGTAAAGACCAAGCTTGGATTGGTCTGTATTATCAAACACATGGTACCAGAACATGGCACTGGTCTCTGCCTGGAGTGGAGTTTGATGAAAGGGAGGCAAACTGGAACCCAGGAGAACCGACTGACAAACATGGAAATGAAATATCTGAGAACTGTGGGTTtctgtttaataattttaagTGGGCAGATGGATCTTGTCATTACACGGAACTTTTCCTCTGCTATGATG ATACTGGTAGAAACCAGAAATACCACTTGATTCAAGACAAGAAGAGCTGGCAGAAAGCTCAGATTTACTGCAGAGTGAATCACACAGACCTGATCAGTGGAATGAAGCAGCTTCAGGATGCAAGAGCGGCGAATGTTTTGAACTCTGTGGGAAAGGAAACGCACGTATATTTCGGTTTGTTCAGAGACGCCTGGAGGTGGTCCGATGGAAGCAGCCTCTCCTTCAGACACTGGCACAAAGGCTTCAGCAATCAAAAACCCAACAGCGGACAATGTGCCGTGTTTAAGTTTAATGATAAAGGCAGATGGAGGAACGAGAGCTGTACGGCCAAGAAACACTTTGTCTGTTACGACGGTGAGGCATTTCAATAA
- the LOC114157148 gene encoding macrophage mannose receptor 1-like isoform X3, with amino-acid sequence MQWSLILLFLMAQCCFIDCQLYQFHYINENKNWTEAQQYCREKHTDLATVTNMKDMKRLNNISAGDQSEAWIGLYDPTNGTRTWFWSLPGVEFNESETNWEKGEPWDDWNSNCGILWPDAKWSIVHCRYPALFLCYDDMNTTHKYHLIEERKTWLEAQSYCREKHTDLISGTKQLQEAENMMNASGFIDYWRKPIYIGLFSNTWRWSDGSGFSFEPWYLQFDYQPNRGQCAVTVFDDEGRWRNENCTERKPFICYSDDKVILIKENKTWNEALTYCRGHHHDLVTVPNMDQQKQVEEKAKNASTPFVWIGLRFSCRLNVWFWVCDNWAWDEQNDCNMFGSMEAGGEYQWFQRNGSERFNFICADK; translated from the exons ATGCAGTGGAGTCTGATTCTGCTCTTCCTGATGG CTCAGTGTTGCTTCATTGACTGTCAGCTCTATCAGTTTCACTACattaatgagaataaaaactgGACTGAAGCTCAGCAgtactgcagagagaaacacactGACCTGGCCACAGTGACTAACATGAAGGACATGAAGAGACTCAACAACATCTCAGCTGGAGATCAGAGTGAAGCTTGGATTGGTCTGTATGATCCAACAAATGGTACCAGAACATGGTTCTGGTCTCTGCCTGGAGTGGAGTTCAATGAAAGTGAGACAAACTGGGAAAAAGGAGAACCATGGGATGACTGGAATTCCAACTGTGGAATTTTGTGGCCCGATGCTAAATGGTCAATTGTTCACTGTAGATATCCTGCCCTTTTCCTCTGTTACGATG ACATGAACACAACCCATAAGTATCACCTGATTGAAGAGAGGAAGACCTGGCTGGAAGCTCAGAGttactgcagagagaaacacacagaccTGATCAGTGGAACGAAGCAACTACAGGAAGCAGAGAATATGATGAATGCATCTGGATTTATAGATTATTGGAGAAAACCAATATACATTGGTCTGTTTAGCAACACCTGGAGGTGGTCAGATGGAAGCGGTTTCTCTTTCGAACCCTGGTATCTACAGTTTGACTATCAACCCAACAGAGGTCAATGTGCTGTGACTGTGTTTGATGATGAAGGCAGATGGAGGAATGAGAACTGCACTGAAAGAAAACCCTTCATCTGTTATTCTGATG ATAAAGTGATCCTGatcaaggaaaataaaacttggaATGAGGCCTTGACCTACTGCAGAGGTCACCACCATGACCTGGTCACCGTCCCCAACATGGACCAACAGAAACAGGTTGAGGAGAAAGCCAAGAACGCATCGACTCCTTTCGTCTGGATTGGACTGcgtttcagctgcaggttgaatgtttggttctgggtcTGTGACAACTGGGCCTGGGATGAACAGAATGACTGTAACATGTTTGGATCCATGGAGGCAGGAGGAGAGTATCAGTGGTTCCAAAGAAACGGCAGCGAGAGATTTAACTTCATCTGTGCtgataaataa
- the LOC114157148 gene encoding C-type mannose receptor 2-like isoform X1, translating into MQWSLILLFLMAQCCFIDCQLYQFHYINENKNWTEAQQYCREKHTDLATVTNMKDMKRLNNISAGDQSEAWIGLYDPTNGTRTWFWSLPGVEFNESETNWEKGEPWDDWNSNCGILWPDAKWSIVHCRYPALFLCYDDMNTTHKYHLIEERKTWLEAQSYCREKHTDLISGTKQLQEAENMMNASGFIDYWRKPIYIGLFSNTWRWSDGSGFSFEPWYLQFDYQPNRGQCAVTVFDDEGRWRNENCTERKPFICYSDDNVILIKENKTWEDALTYCRDHHHDLVTITNMDDQRWMQEKVKNASTDYVWTGLRYTCTLDLWFWVSDEVVIYKNWAKGELMDDCDMSGAMETGGRHQWRKKNDSETFNFFCSKD; encoded by the exons ATGCAGTGGAGTCTGATTCTGCTCTTCCTGATGG CTCAGTGTTGCTTCATTGACTGTCAGCTCTATCAGTTTCACTACattaatgagaataaaaactgGACTGAAGCTCAGCAgtactgcagagagaaacacactGACCTGGCCACAGTGACTAACATGAAGGACATGAAGAGACTCAACAACATCTCAGCTGGAGATCAGAGTGAAGCTTGGATTGGTCTGTATGATCCAACAAATGGTACCAGAACATGGTTCTGGTCTCTGCCTGGAGTGGAGTTCAATGAAAGTGAGACAAACTGGGAAAAAGGAGAACCATGGGATGACTGGAATTCCAACTGTGGAATTTTGTGGCCCGATGCTAAATGGTCAATTGTTCACTGTAGATATCCTGCCCTTTTCCTCTGTTACGATG ACATGAACACAACCCATAAGTATCACCTGATTGAAGAGAGGAAGACCTGGCTGGAAGCTCAGAGttactgcagagagaaacacacagaccTGATCAGTGGAACGAAGCAACTACAGGAAGCAGAGAATATGATGAATGCATCTGGATTTATAGATTATTGGAGAAAACCAATATACATTGGTCTGTTTAGCAACACCTGGAGGTGGTCAGATGGAAGCGGTTTCTCTTTCGAACCCTGGTATCTACAGTTTGACTATCAACCCAACAGAGGTCAATGTGCTGTGACTGTGTTTGATGATGAAGGCAGATGGAGGAATGAGAACTGCACTGAAAGAAAACCCTTCATCTGTTATTCTGATG ATAATGTGATCCtgatcaaagaaaataaaacctgggaGGACGCCTTGACCTACTGCAGAGATCACCACCATGACCTGGTCACCATCACCAACATGGATGATCAGAGATGGATGCAGGAGAAAGTCAAGAACGCATCGACTGATTATGTCTGGACGGGTCTGCGCTACACCTGCACTCTGGATTTGTGGTTCTGGGTCAGTGATGAGGTGGTCATCTATAAGAACTGGGCCAAAGGTGAACTGATGGACGACTGTGACATGTCTGGAGCCATGGAGACGGGAGGAAGACATCAgtggaggaagaaaaatgacagtgagacgtttaattttttttgttccaagGATTGA
- the LOC114157148 gene encoding C-type mannose receptor 2-like isoform X2: MQWSLILLFLMAQCCFIDCQLYQFHYINENKTWTEAQQYCREKHTDLATVTNMKDMKRLINISAGDQSEAWIGLNTKPEFTRTWFWSLSGEKFDESEKNWNNNEPTDRGIQGSENCGIVYQNLTWLDQGCQWPEYFLCYDETNKTHKYHLIKDMKTWLEAQSYCREKHTDLISGTKQLQDEEVRKLMNSSSTYPHIGLFRDTWRWSDGNSFSFRHWNNDFNYPQSNSGQCAMTVFNDGGKWRNVSCAERKPFICYDDNVILIKENKTWEDALTYCRDHHHDLVTITNMDDQRWMQEKVKNASTDYVWTGLRYTCTLDLWFWVSDEVVIYKNWAKGELMDDCDMSGAMETGGRHQWRKKNDSETFNFFCSKD; the protein is encoded by the exons ATGCAGTGGAGTCTGATTCTGCTCTTCCTGATGG CTCAGTGTTGCTTCATTGACTGTCAGCTCTATCAGTTTCACTACATTAATGAGAATAAAACCTGGACTGAAGCTCAGCAgtactgcagagagaaacacactGACCTGGCCACAGTGACTAACATGAAGGACATGAAGAGACTCATCAACATCTCAGCTGGAGATCAGAGTGAAGCTTGGATTGGTCTGAACACTAAACCAGAATTTACCAGAACATGGTTCTGGTCTCTGTCTGGAGAGAAGTTTGATGAAAGTGAGAAAAACTGGAACAATAATGAACCGACTGATAGAGGAATTCAAGGATCTGAGAACTGTGGGATTGTGTATCAAAATCTCACATGGCTAGATCAGGGTTGCCAGTGGCCTGAATATTTCCTCTGCTATGATG AAACTAATAAAACCCATAAATATCACCTGATTAAAGACATGAAGACCTGGCTGGAAGCTCAGAGttactgcagagagaaacacacagaccTGATCAGTGGAACGAAGCAACTACAGGATGAAGAAGTGAGGAAATTGATGAACTCTTCAAGCACTTACCCACACATTGGTTTATTCAGAGACACCTGGAGGTGGTCAGATGGAAACAGTTTCTCTTTCAGACACTGGAATAATGACTTTAACTATCCACAATCCAACAGTGGTCAATGTGCCATGACTGTGTTTAATGATGGAGGCAAATGGAGGAATGTGAGCTGTGCTGAAAGAAAACCCTTCATCTGTTATGATG ATAATGTGATCCtgatcaaagaaaataaaacctgggaGGACGCCTTGACCTACTGCAGAGATCACCACCATGACCTGGTCACCATCACCAACATGGATGATCAGAGATGGATGCAGGAGAAAGTCAAGAACGCATCGACTGATTATGTCTGGACGGGTCTGCGCTACACCTGCACTCTGGATTTGTGGTTCTGGGTCAGTGATGAGGTGGTCATCTATAAGAACTGGGCCAAAGGTGAACTGATGGACGACTGTGACATGTCTGGAGCCATGGAGACGGGAGGAAGACATCAgtggaggaagaaaaatgacagtgagacgtttaattttttttgttccaagGATTGA